Proteins encoded within one genomic window of Orcinus orca chromosome 21, mOrcOrc1.1, whole genome shotgun sequence:
- the LOC101282286 gene encoding dnaJ homolog subfamily C member 14-like — MVPAASQRTLVLSTHSAQIQPTGQIQATALQGVHSVPRDGEDPAQSEASSEESGVGQELSRENEAGYQEDGNPSFLSIPSACNFQGIPEGPCSEGGDSSSSNFCHHCTSPALGEDEELQEECDEEEPLKFPSGFSCVPSGRKPALRRQRHRVPAREGTWEGGRRDPRSPGRHRLGRNRSRADKHRGLGVWVCQLGQAGFWWLIELLVLVGSTWKLVETCGRLIYARRQLKGSDLDLFWVWVGVWAGRLGAGAQVMSQFPSQGFCYGAALFTRFLRLLGALLLPALALFWGCLQLGWRFLVGLRDRLGRTGKATWLFSWLASPTWQRCLILLRDSRPWQQLVRIVQWGWLELPWVKQRTNRQGNAPVASGRYCQPEEEVARLWTMAGLPEDELKPFHVLGVEATASDVELKKAYRQPAVMVHPDKNHHPRAEEALKVLRAAWDIASNPERRKEYEMKRMAENELSRSVNEFLSKLQDDLKEAMNTVVCSRCQGKHRRFETDQEPESSRYCAECNGLHPAEEGDFGAESSMLGLKITCFALMDRKVYDITEWAGCQHVGIFPDTRRVPYHISFGSRMPGTSGWQRATPGAPPADLQDF; from the coding sequence ATGGTACCCGCTGCCTCACAGCGCACTCTAGTCCTAAGTACACACAGCgcccaaatccagcccactggtCAGATCCAAGCCACGGCCCTCCAAGGGGTCCACTCCGTCCCTAGGGATGGAGAGGACCCTGCTCAGAGTGAGGCATCTTCAGAAGAGTCAGGAGTGGGCCAGGAACTCTCAAGAGAGAATGAGGCTGGGTACCAGGAGGATGGGaacccttcttttctttccattccatCTGCTTGTAACTTCCAGGGAATCCCTGAAGGGCCTTGTTCTGAGGGAGGAGACAGCTCTTCTAGCAACTTTTGCCACCATTGTACCTCTCCGGCTTTGGGGGAAGATGAAGAGTTGCAAGAGGAATGTGATGAGGAGGAACCTCTTAAGTTTCCCAGTGGTTTTTCATGTGTGCCCAGTGGAAGGAAACCTGCGCTCCGGAGACAACGGCACCGCGTTCCAGCCAGGGAGGGTACTTGGGAGGGTGGACGCAGAGATCCCAGATCCCCTGGTCGACATCGGCTGGGCCGGAACCGGAGTCGGGCAGATAAGCACAGAGGACTGGGAGTGTGGGTGTGTCAGCTTGGACAGGCAGGCTTCTGGTGGCTGATCGAACTGCTGGTATTAGTGGGGAGTACGTGGAAGCTTGTGGAAACTTGTGGCCGTCTCATCTATGCACGCAGGCAGCTGAAAGGCAGTGATCTGGACCTTTTTTGGGTCTGGGTGGGAGTCTGGGCAGGGCGGCTGGGGGCCGGGGCCCAGGTGATGTCCCAGTTTCCGAGCCAAGGGTTTTGCTATGGGGCAGCGCTGTTCACCCGTTTTCTTAGGCTACTGGGTGCTTTGCTGCTCCCGGCTCTGGCCCTTTTTTGGGGCTGTCTGCAGTTGGGCTGGCGGTTTCTGGTGGGACTGAGAGATCGGTTAGGCCGGACGGGTAAAGCCACCTGGCTCTTCTCTTGGCTGGCTTCTCCCACCTGGCAGCGGTGCCTGATTCTGCTGAGAGACAGCAGGCCGTGGCAGCAGCTGGTAAGAATAGTTCAGTGGGGTTGGCTGGAGTTGCCTTGGGTCAAGCAGAGGACCAACAGGCAGGGGAATGCGCCTGTAGCTAGTGGTCGCTACTGCCAGCCTGAAGAGGAAGTGGCTCGACTGTGGACCATGGCTGGGCTTCCTGAGGATGAGCTAAAGCCTTTCCATGTGCTGGGGGTTGAAGCCACAGCCTCGGATGTTGAACTGAAGAAGGCCTATAGGCAGCCGGCAGTGATGGTTCATCCTGACAAAAATCATCATCCCCGGGCTGAGGAGGCCCTCAAGGTTCTGCGGGCAGCCTGGGACATTGCCAGCAACCCTGAAAGACGGAAGGAATATGAGATGAAGCGAATGGCAGAGAATGAGCTGAGCCGGTCAGTAAATGAGTTTCTGTCCAAGCTGCAGGATGACCTCAAAGAAGCAATGAATACTGTGGTGTGCAGCCGATGCCAGGGAAAGCACAGGAGGTTTGAAACGGACCAGGAACCTGAGAGTTCCAGGTACTGCGCTGAGTGTAACGGGCTGCATCCTGCTGAGGAAGGAGACTTTGGGGCAGAGTCGAGCATGTTGGGCCTCAAGATCACCTGCTTTGCGCTGATGGATAGAAAGGTGTATGACATCACAGAGTGGGCTGGATgccagcatgtgggaatcttcccagataCCCGCCGGGTCCCCTATCACATCTCATTTGGTTCACGGATGCCAGGCACCAGTGGGTGGCAGAGAGCTACCCCAGGTGCCCCTCCTGCTGACCTTCAGGATTTCTAG